Proteins from one Telopea speciosissima isolate NSW1024214 ecotype Mountain lineage chromosome 1, Tspe_v1, whole genome shotgun sequence genomic window:
- the LOC122644253 gene encoding keratin, type II cytoskeletal 2 epidermal-like — protein sequence MNSFLSSFLLAVVLGTTSLSAAVLPESDGSFKAELMNTKDKGNNKGGAGGVGSFFGPAGSGFGIPGLGNGGISGGYGSGYGGPGGGYSKGGVIRPTVVCKERGPCYKKKVTCPAKCFTSYSRSGRNYGAGGGGGRCTIDCKKKCIAYC from the coding sequence ATGAATTCCTTCTTAAGCTCTTTTCTGCTGGCAGTTGTGCTTGGAACTACTTCCCTCTCCGCCGCTGTTCTCCCGGAATCGGATGGATCTTTCAAAGCCGAACTGATGAACACCAAAGACAAGGGCAACAACAAGGGTGGTGCTGGAGGAGTGGGCAGTTTCTTCGGACCCGCAGGAAGCGGTTTTGGGATTCCAGGGTTGGGCAACGGTGGAATCAGCGGCGGCTATGGTTCCGGTTACGGAGGTCCTGGTGGGGGTTACTCTAAAGGCGGCGTTATACGCCCAACAGTGGTGTGCAAGGAGCGGGGCCCTTGTTACAAGAAAAAGGTGACTTGTCCGGCCAAGTGCTTTACCTCCTACAGCCGCTCTGGTAGGAACTACGGCgccggtggtggcggtggccgATGCACCATCGACTGCAAGAAGAAGTGTATTGCTTACTGTTAA